The following coding sequences lie in one Phorcysia thermohydrogeniphila genomic window:
- a CDS encoding metallophosphoesterase, protein MRIAVISDSHDNLKKLEQFLKTVNEEGVDLVIHCGDFVSPFSVKFLLSNLKCDFIGVFGNNDGEIAGLLKVSGGLIEKPPVAKVIDGQRFALMHEPYLLESVARSGNFDYVLYGHTHEIDTRVIGSCQIVNPGELCGYLTGKSSFAILDTAQNSVEIRVF, encoded by the coding sequence GTGAGGATAGCCGTTATCTCCGATTCTCACGATAACCTGAAGAAGTTGGAGCAGTTTCTTAAAACTGTTAACGAAGAAGGAGTTGACCTCGTTATTCACTGTGGTGACTTCGTATCTCCCTTTTCTGTAAAGTTCCTGCTTTCAAACCTTAAGTGTGATTTCATTGGTGTTTTCGGGAACAACGACGGAGAGATAGCCGGCCTTTTAAAGGTATCGGGAGGGCTTATAGAAAAACCTCCCGTTGCGAAGGTTATAGATGGACAGCGTTTTGCCCTGATGCACGAGCCCTACCTTCTGGAGTCGGTTGCAAGGTCTGGAAACTTTGACTACGTTCTCTACGGTCACACCCACGAGATTGACACCCGCGTTATAGGTAGCTGCCAGATAGTTAACCCGGGAGAGCTCTGCGGTTACCTTACCGGTAAATCTTCCTTTGCTATACTTGATACCGCTCAAAACTCCGTGGAAATAAGAGTTTTCTGA
- a CDS encoding DNA polymerase III subunit delta', producing the protein MPLSTVVGHSKQLSVIKTLINSRMFPQSSLFVGPEGVGKKLIAVETLTLIADSSLNVKVIGSEKPATIEEVREVSSWLFTKPTSGKGKGVVIDNADEMRGEAANALLKTLEEPPDYGYIVLVAKSEQSVLPTLRSRCRIFRFGRLSDANVEYILERLGITPDKRVIKLSNGSAGMAVRLSESSVPELVQEFLNLMRSKDRLKGIVKFSANFSKLSREETLLFLNALENLLSQKDTIIKWYSAIKRGREFLKFYGKPQSVIEWMLIEVLLGNQN; encoded by the coding sequence TTGCCTCTAAGCACCGTTGTCGGACACTCAAAACAGCTCAGCGTAATAAAAACCCTCATTAACTCCCGTATGTTCCCACAGAGCTCCCTCTTTGTAGGACCTGAAGGGGTCGGGAAAAAGCTCATAGCGGTTGAGACACTAACGCTTATAGCAGACTCTTCTCTCAACGTAAAAGTAATAGGGAGCGAAAAGCCTGCAACCATTGAGGAGGTAAGGGAAGTCTCCTCTTGGCTCTTTACAAAACCTACTTCAGGTAAAGGCAAGGGAGTTGTTATAGACAATGCAGATGAGATGAGAGGAGAGGCTGCAAACGCCCTTCTTAAAACCTTAGAAGAACCTCCAGACTACGGATACATAGTTTTAGTGGCAAAGAGTGAGCAGTCGGTCCTTCCTACCCTTCGCTCAAGGTGTAGGATTTTTCGGTTTGGAAGGCTCAGTGACGCTAACGTTGAGTATATCTTGGAAAGACTTGGAATAACCCCTGACAAAAGGGTTATTAAACTCTCAAACGGCAGTGCCGGAATGGCCGTTAGGCTCTCTGAGAGCTCCGTCCCAGAGCTCGTTCAGGAGTTCTTAAACCTTATGAGGTCTAAGGATAGACTCAAAGGGATAGTAAAGTTCTCTGCAAACTTTTCAAAGCTCTCCCGTGAAGAAACCCTGCTGTTCCTAAACGCCCTTGAGAACCTCCTGTCACAAAAGGACACAATAATTAAGTGGTACAGCGCAATAAAGAGGGGAAGGGAGTTCTTGAAATTCTACGGGAAACCCCAATCGGTTATAGAGTGGATGCTAATAGAAGTTCTTCTCGGGAATCAGAACTGA
- the tmk gene encoding dTMP kinase, with protein sequence MFITFEGIEGCGKSTQAKLLYEWLKENGYKALLTREPGGTEAAEEIRNFILKHHNEKFPAFAELCLYIAARGFHVENLIKPSLQKGIIVICDRFSDSTLAYQGYGRGLPIHLITSMNKEATGDIEPDITFLLDVPVEVGLSRIKAKKKDRLEEEPLQFHQRVREGFLKIAEENPDRIVVIDGTKEKGTIFSEVLNQVVRRL encoded by the coding sequence ATGTTCATAACCTTTGAAGGTATAGAAGGCTGTGGGAAAAGCACACAGGCAAAGCTCCTCTACGAGTGGCTTAAGGAAAACGGGTATAAAGCTTTACTAACCCGTGAACCGGGAGGAACAGAGGCTGCTGAAGAGATTAGGAACTTTATACTAAAGCACCATAACGAGAAATTTCCTGCTTTTGCAGAGCTCTGCCTCTACATTGCAGCAAGGGGATTCCACGTAGAAAATTTGATTAAACCTTCCCTTCAAAAAGGAATCATTGTTATCTGCGACAGGTTTTCAGACTCTACTTTAGCCTATCAGGGCTACGGTAGGGGATTACCCATACACTTAATCACCTCAATGAATAAAGAGGCCACAGGAGACATTGAACCGGATATAACCTTTTTACTTGACGTTCCGGTAGAGGTTGGACTTTCAAGGATTAAGGCCAAGAAAAAAGACCGCCTTGAAGAAGAACCCCTACAATTCCACCAGAGAGTAAGGGAAGGATTCTTGAAAATTGCAGAGGAAAACCCAGATAGAATAGTAGTTATTGATGGAACTAAGGAGAAAGGAACTATCTTCTCTGAGGTTCTTAACCAAGTTGTAAGGAGGCTGTAG
- a CDS encoding cation:proton antiporter, which translates to MEHFISLLASLLCVLTVSYIISSKLRFPVIPIYIVAGIVFSLAFHVHEPHIFEVLGVILLLFFIGLEFSIAELEKNLRAILSVGFIDLVFNTLPVFLVAKLLGFDSFTSLVISVVLYPSSSAIVSKLLIDLKKLANPEVETVLSILVFEDIAAAVLLAILMSFSGGAPSPEGVVKVLIKVSLFIAIAFIAIKNLNKFVDYAFKTFGSSTEFTVLFTATVLFLAVEVTFGFGLSESIGAFVAGMLFAESSYKEQIESVVIPYRDLFGALFFLAFGLSIDLTSFSTSIVLPLTVLLIISFVAKIATGIVAVRLYKLGTKRGLSAGLMLLPRGEFSILVAATKPELVPLTAAYVLLSASLGSIAMKESGRILNLFFKKKPKKKSKLTRSQLLGD; encoded by the coding sequence ATGGAACACTTTATTTCTCTTTTAGCCTCCCTTCTCTGTGTCCTTACAGTTTCCTACATAATCTCTTCCAAGCTAAGGTTTCCGGTCATACCTATCTACATAGTTGCGGGAATAGTGTTTTCCTTAGCTTTCCACGTGCACGAACCCCATATATTTGAAGTTCTCGGCGTAATACTTCTGCTATTTTTCATAGGCTTAGAGTTCTCTATAGCGGAGCTTGAAAAAAACCTTAGGGCAATCCTTTCCGTCGGCTTTATTGACTTGGTATTTAACACCCTACCTGTATTCCTTGTAGCTAAACTCTTAGGTTTTGACAGCTTTACTTCCCTTGTTATTAGCGTTGTCCTTTACCCTAGCTCCTCGGCAATAGTCTCTAAGCTCCTAATAGACCTTAAAAAGCTTGCAAACCCAGAGGTAGAAACCGTCCTGTCAATTCTCGTGTTTGAGGACATAGCAGCAGCCGTTCTTTTAGCTATCTTGATGAGCTTTTCAGGTGGAGCTCCCTCCCCCGAAGGGGTCGTGAAAGTCCTTATAAAGGTTTCCCTCTTTATTGCCATCGCCTTTATTGCCATTAAAAACCTAAATAAGTTTGTTGACTACGCCTTCAAAACTTTTGGGAGCTCCACAGAGTTCACAGTCCTTTTCACAGCAACAGTCCTTTTCTTGGCTGTTGAGGTCACCTTCGGCTTTGGACTGTCTGAGTCCATCGGAGCCTTCGTTGCAGGAATGCTCTTTGCAGAAAGCTCTTACAAAGAACAGATTGAGTCGGTCGTTATACCCTACAGGGACCTTTTTGGAGCTCTCTTCTTCCTCGCTTTCGGTCTCTCAATAGACCTAACATCTTTTTCAACTTCCATAGTGCTACCGCTAACCGTGTTACTAATCATTTCTTTCGTAGCAAAAATCGCCACTGGAATAGTAGCAGTAAGGCTCTACAAACTGGGAACTAAGAGGGGACTCTCTGCTGGACTTATGCTACTGCCCCGTGGAGAGTTTTCAATCCTTGTTGCAGCTACAAAGCCGGAGCTTGTTCCTCTAACAGCTGCCTACGTTTTACTCTCTGCAAGCCTCGGCTCAATTGCAATGAAAGAATCGGGTAGAATTCTCAACCTCTTCTTTAAGAAAAAGCCAAAGAAGAAGAGCAAACTCACTCGCTCTCAGCTCTTGGGGGACTAA
- a CDS encoding cation:proton antiporter regulatory subunit produces MFVKEGELPGIGKKYSIKTENGDTIVIVIHHTGKREIYYFEDENEEPTAVIELTDEEARTLGTILVGALFQPTSDEEKIGFLMKHLAFEWIKIPEGSFLVGKSLKELEIRKNYGVIVVAIIREENIIVSPSPLFPLQPGDTIVVVGSLENVKKFVRLVEGKEE; encoded by the coding sequence ATGTTTGTAAAGGAAGGGGAGCTCCCGGGAATAGGAAAAAAATACTCAATAAAGACAGAAAACGGTGACACAATAGTCATCGTTATCCACCATACCGGAAAAAGGGAGATTTACTATTTTGAGGATGAGAACGAAGAGCCAACAGCAGTAATTGAACTTACCGACGAGGAGGCAAGAACCCTCGGAACAATCTTAGTTGGCGCTCTCTTCCAGCCCACTTCAGATGAAGAGAAAATAGGTTTCCTTATGAAACACTTAGCCTTTGAGTGGATAAAAATCCCCGAAGGCTCCTTCCTCGTCGGTAAAAGTCTAAAAGAGCTTGAGATAAGGAAAAACTACGGCGTAATAGTGGTCGCAATAATAAGGGAGGAGAACATTATCGTTTCTCCTTCTCCCCTCTTTCCCTTACAGCCGGGGGACACCATAGTCGTTGTCGGCTCTCTTGAGAACGTGAAGAAGTTTGTTAGACTCGTTGAGGGTAAAGAGGAGTGA
- a CDS encoding Tll0287-like domain-containing protein, with protein sequence MKRAVVIAFTLLFSSCIHEETVEVSPEKVNQVKTVAQEAMAKLRGELMKNFKTAISEGGLAGAVSFCAERASKIEEEVNSELNGIKVTRVAIKYRNPKHKPDKLDEKVLRFFEEKLKEGNLPPYYVTAIKKGGKIYYVYYKPLKVAPFCLKCHGNPENMDKEILEVIRKKYPKDRALNFKAGDLRGACKVVIPEDKLKS encoded by the coding sequence ATGAAAAGAGCAGTAGTTATCGCTTTTACACTCCTCTTTTCTTCGTGCATTCACGAGGAGACGGTTGAGGTTTCCCCAGAAAAGGTCAATCAAGTAAAAACGGTAGCACAAGAGGCAATGGCAAAGCTAAGAGGAGAGCTGATGAAAAACTTTAAGACGGCCATAAGCGAGGGAGGACTTGCAGGGGCAGTAAGTTTTTGCGCCGAGAGGGCAAGTAAAATAGAGGAAGAAGTTAACTCTGAGCTAAACGGTATAAAAGTAACAAGGGTTGCCATTAAGTATAGGAATCCCAAGCACAAACCGGATAAGCTTGATGAAAAAGTTCTAAGGTTCTTTGAGGAGAAGTTAAAGGAAGGTAACCTTCCACCCTACTACGTAACTGCGATAAAAAAGGGAGGTAAGATTTACTACGTTTACTACAAACCGCTTAAGGTAGCTCCATTCTGCCTTAAGTGTCACGGAAACCCTGAAAATATGGACAAGGAAATTCTTGAGGTTATAAGGAAGAAATACCCAAAAGACAGAGCTCTCAACTTTAAGGCAGGAGACCTAAGAGGAGCCTGTAAGGTGGTTATTCCTGAGGACAAACTTAAAAGTTAG
- a CDS encoding radical SAM protein, with translation MRIVKELRSPLNRLFIYETSDGYRVESVFYKGERLCISTQVGCPIGCAFCASGSKGFFRNLSFEEIVAQYELLKEKLPIKGIAIAGIGEPALNVENVARAVNYFRERGLKVTISTTGYPIEGFKELIRLNHNGLTLSVHGIKEETRKKIFKKIEKLEELLNAIEEHLSTSSSSRRKKFQLGYLLIKDLNDDRENLKLLAETALKHRFTVMLMMYNEVEGKSLKAVTKEEYERTFLFLRSFGVRVTLSNRFRTDKLGGCGTLTIARRV, from the coding sequence ATGAGAATAGTCAAGGAGCTGAGGAGTCCTCTGAATAGGCTCTTCATATACGAAACTTCTGACGGTTATAGGGTAGAGTCAGTTTTCTACAAGGGAGAGAGGCTCTGTATTTCTACACAGGTTGGGTGTCCCATCGGTTGTGCTTTCTGCGCCTCCGGAAGTAAGGGCTTCTTTAGAAACCTATCCTTTGAAGAGATCGTTGCCCAGTACGAGCTACTTAAAGAGAAACTACCCATCAAGGGAATTGCCATTGCCGGTATAGGTGAGCCGGCGTTAAACGTTGAGAACGTTGCGAGGGCAGTCAACTACTTTAGGGAAAGAGGCCTAAAGGTAACGATAAGCACTACAGGGTACCCGATTGAAGGTTTTAAGGAGCTCATCAGACTTAACCATAACGGGTTAACCCTATCGGTACACGGAATTAAAGAGGAAACGAGAAAGAAAATCTTTAAGAAGATAGAAAAATTAGAGGAGCTCCTCAACGCCATTGAAGAACACCTTTCAACCTCCTCCTCTTCCCGCAGAAAAAAGTTTCAGCTCGGATACCTTCTTATAAAGGACCTAAACGACGACAGAGAAAACCTAAAGCTACTCGCTGAAACTGCCCTTAAACACAGGTTTACAGTTATGCTCATGATGTACAACGAAGTAGAGGGAAAAAGCCTTAAAGCTGTAACGAAGGAGGAGTACGAAAGGACCTTCCTCTTTTTAAGGAGCTTTGGCGTAAGGGTAACTCTAAGTAATAGATTCCGAACCGATAAACTGGGTGGGTGCGGAACTCTAACGATTGCGAGGAGGGTATGA
- a CDS encoding PSP1 domain-containing protein: MLIVKFKYPDTEKTGLATSSERFTYGQRVVVKTDRGEEVVKVLNSYPFDEEALRKFNIDKNSLYKVIRLATEEDINRATENELFAVDALEVCKEKVEKHQLPMKLIRAYATLNKERIVFYFTAESRVDFRQLVRDLAAHFRTRIELRQIGVRDEVKMLGAVGMCGRVCCCKDFLECFDSVSLNLARLQGLPPNPAKLSGACGRLMCCLKFEEANYYVRQFLPEIGETVETPEGKGKVADINVPLEIMTVELEDGRKKHFPIRLFLTEEQWNEYIEKLKEKQDDRFKCFTRAGVIGNENSQGAEESSE, translated from the coding sequence ATGCTGATAGTAAAGTTTAAGTACCCAGACACAGAAAAAACCGGACTTGCAACCTCTTCAGAAAGGTTCACCTACGGACAGAGAGTAGTTGTGAAAACTGACAGGGGTGAAGAGGTTGTTAAGGTTCTAAACTCTTACCCCTTTGACGAAGAAGCCCTCAGGAAGTTCAACATAGATAAAAACTCACTCTATAAAGTAATAAGGTTAGCCACAGAAGAAGATATAAACAGGGCTACAGAAAACGAGCTGTTTGCAGTGGATGCCCTTGAAGTCTGCAAGGAAAAAGTTGAAAAACATCAGCTTCCTATGAAACTAATAAGGGCCTACGCAACGCTCAACAAAGAGCGGATAGTCTTCTACTTTACCGCAGAGTCAAGGGTTGACTTCAGGCAATTGGTGAGGGACCTTGCTGCCCACTTTAGGACAAGGATAGAACTCCGCCAGATAGGCGTTCGGGATGAAGTTAAAATGCTCGGTGCTGTTGGAATGTGCGGTAGAGTCTGCTGCTGTAAGGACTTCCTTGAGTGTTTTGACTCAGTATCACTAAACCTTGCAAGGCTCCAAGGACTCCCTCCCAACCCTGCAAAGCTCTCCGGTGCCTGCGGAAGGCTCATGTGTTGCCTCAAGTTTGAGGAGGCCAACTACTACGTAAGGCAGTTTCTCCCTGAAATTGGTGAAACTGTTGAAACGCCAGAAGGAAAGGGTAAAGTTGCCGATATAAACGTTCCCTTAGAGATAATGACCGTAGAGCTTGAAGACGGAAGGAAAAAACATTTCCCCATCAGGCTTTTCCTAACAGAAGAGCAGTGGAACGAATATATTGAAAAGTTAAAAGAAAAACAGGACGACAGGTTTAAGTGTTTTACGAGAGCGGGAGTAATAGGAAATGAGAATAGTCAAGGAGCTGAGGAGTCCTCTGAATAG
- a CDS encoding multiheme c-type cytochrome yields the protein MKGKLSKLRTGLLAVTFAAAAVIGLNTTDASAALRKISPQTQACLGCHKSMNPALVQQWGVSRHAESGVGCYECHMANKNDKDAFQHFGFTISTIVSPLDCGKCHPKEAKEVTESHHAKAAQFVGSLDNVLGRIVEGEALFNLGCAQCHGRVIPVKNGLPIMGPWPNEGIGRVNPDGSKGNCAACHFRHSFSLKQVRKPDMCGKCHQGPDHPQIEIWELSKHGIAYKSHESEIEQTLDRAKWVLGEDYYQAPNCVTCHMGASVTGAKATHDVGARLSWTLRPPISKHKPNWEAKRAEMKKVCQACHQKVWVDAFYYQFDNLVKLYNEKFAIPANKIMKFLKSRKLIDPTPFNERIEWTYFYLWHHEGRRARHGASMMAPDWTHWHGLYEVAERFYFELIPEADKIVAEKGSRADKRAWKKFKEELFSRPEHKWFKGMPKSELRKIAEFYMKRYGQTAQ from the coding sequence ATGAAGGGGAAGCTCAGCAAGCTCCGCACAGGGCTGCTGGCGGTAACCTTTGCTGCTGCAGCAGTAATTGGTCTTAATACTACCGACGCCAGCGCAGCCCTAAGGAAAATCTCACCTCAGACTCAGGCATGCCTTGGGTGTCACAAGAGCATGAACCCAGCTCTTGTTCAGCAGTGGGGAGTCAGCAGACACGCTGAATCAGGTGTTGGTTGCTACGAGTGTCATATGGCAAACAAGAACGACAAAGACGCCTTCCAGCACTTTGGCTTCACCATTTCCACGATTGTATCCCCACTTGACTGTGGAAAGTGTCACCCCAAAGAGGCTAAGGAAGTTACAGAATCCCACCATGCCAAGGCTGCTCAGTTCGTAGGTTCTCTTGACAACGTTCTCGGTAGGATAGTAGAGGGAGAGGCCCTCTTTAACCTCGGATGTGCTCAGTGTCACGGAAGGGTCATACCTGTTAAGAACGGCCTTCCAATTATGGGTCCATGGCCTAACGAAGGTATCGGAAGGGTTAACCCAGACGGTTCTAAAGGAAACTGTGCTGCATGTCACTTCAGGCACAGCTTCAGCCTGAAGCAGGTTCGTAAGCCTGACATGTGTGGTAAGTGTCACCAAGGACCTGACCATCCACAGATTGAGATTTGGGAGCTCTCCAAGCACGGTATTGCTTACAAGTCCCACGAGTCTGAAATTGAGCAGACCCTTGACAGGGCTAAGTGGGTTCTTGGAGAGGACTACTATCAGGCTCCAAACTGTGTAACCTGTCACATGGGTGCTTCTGTAACTGGTGCTAAGGCAACCCACGACGTAGGTGCAAGGCTCTCTTGGACTTTAAGACCACCAATCTCCAAGCACAAGCCTAACTGGGAAGCTAAGCGTGCTGAAATGAAGAAGGTCTGCCAAGCTTGCCACCAGAAAGTATGGGTAGACGCCTTCTACTACCAGTTTGACAACCTCGTTAAGCTCTACAACGAGAAGTTCGCTATTCCTGCTAACAAGATTATGAAGTTCCTCAAGAGCAGGAAACTCATTGACCCAACACCGTTTAACGAGAGGATTGAGTGGACCTACTTCTACCTCTGGCACCATGAGGGTCGTAGGGCACGTCACGGTGCTTCTATGATGGCTCCTGACTGGACTCACTGGCACGGTCTCTATGAAGTTGCCGAAAGGTTCTACTTTGAGCTTATCCCAGAGGCCGATAAGATTGTAGCTGAGAAGGGCTCAAGGGCTGACAAGAGGGCTTGGAAGAAGTTCAAGGAAGAGCTCTTCAGCAGGCCTGAGCACAAGTGGTTCAAGGGTATGCCTAAGTCTGAGCTCAGGAAGATTGCTGAGTTCTACATGAAGCGTTACGGACAGACTGCTCAGTAA
- a CDS encoding tetratricopeptide repeat protein, with protein MKKLLFLVVFTSVLTVNSYGNEKIKCPDTILKAPVSYFYCVYSDYHNHKYDEGIKKIKKAIEDLTPLYLNDKNQEVPNAVSKEGRLKDSKVYEALSDLHMLLGMFYYQKALNMDNPSVSRRLYGKLQQKGKVNPFALFELLELHAEKKVAPEFFSEEKAKRYKELLKELSLSEEEFNSLLSQIRKEVEKDEKLRFTLMQKALEELQKAIKLNPKNAMAYYQLGNFYSGSLSESSPSGSGFSSAAEEAYYKAALLFKEKGDKEAVKEILKKLQLLNPKSKYLKELRS; from the coding sequence GTGAAAAAGTTGCTTTTTTTAGTGGTTTTTACTTCTGTTCTTACCGTTAACTCTTACGGAAACGAAAAAATCAAGTGTCCGGACACTATTTTGAAAGCTCCAGTTTCTTACTTCTACTGTGTCTATAGTGACTACCACAATCACAAGTACGATGAGGGTATAAAAAAAATAAAAAAGGCCATAGAAGATTTAACTCCCCTCTATCTTAACGATAAAAATCAAGAAGTTCCCAATGCGGTCTCAAAGGAAGGACGTTTAAAGGATTCAAAAGTTTATGAGGCCCTTTCAGACCTTCATATGCTCTTGGGGATGTTTTACTACCAGAAGGCCTTAAATATGGATAATCCTTCCGTTTCTAGGAGGTTGTACGGTAAGCTTCAGCAAAAGGGAAAAGTAAATCCATTTGCCCTTTTTGAACTTTTGGAGCTCCACGCTGAAAAGAAGGTGGCTCCCGAGTTTTTTTCCGAAGAAAAGGCAAAGAGGTATAAGGAGCTGCTCAAAGAGTTAAGCTTGAGCGAGGAAGAGTTTAACTCTCTCCTTTCTCAGATCCGAAAGGAAGTAGAAAAGGATGAGAAACTTAGATTTACGCTCATGCAGAAAGCCCTTGAGGAGCTTCAAAAGGCGATTAAATTAAATCCTAAGAATGCAATGGCTTATTACCAGCTGGGCAACTTCTACTCAGGTTCCCTCTCTGAGAGTTCCCCATCAGGTTCTGGCTTCTCTTCAGCCGCTGAAGAGGCTTACTATAAGGCTGCTCTCCTTTTTAAAGAGAAAGGAGATAAAGAAGCTGTAAAAGAGATACTAAAGAAACTGCAGCTACTTAACCCAAAGTCTAAATATCTAAAGGAGCTGAGGTCATAA
- a CDS encoding cytochrome c3 family protein, whose amino-acid sequence MKEKVRNLIIGGIVGLIVGGVASLISAQMIENTAEPEFCGSCHEMKPMFEAWEKGPHGPLGNKRGAIRAGCADCHLPHTSVLSYLINKSKFGTNDLFAHFFKGGYADDLEHWIEKRKERDHYVFVSNCYRCHTNLPDNVMHQKLEKGEIEGNCLTCHWYVGHGFDFENELKKFFKEEKKE is encoded by the coding sequence GTGAAAGAGAAGGTTAGAAATCTCATAATAGGTGGGATAGTGGGACTTATAGTAGGTGGAGTAGCCTCCCTAATCTCAGCCCAGATGATTGAAAATACGGCTGAGCCGGAATTCTGTGGTTCCTGTCATGAGATGAAACCAATGTTTGAAGCTTGGGAAAAGGGTCCCCATGGTCCCTTAGGCAACAAGAGGGGGGCAATTAGAGCCGGTTGTGCTGACTGTCACCTGCCTCATACGAGCGTTCTTTCCTACCTGATTAATAAGAGCAAGTTTGGGACTAACGACCTTTTTGCCCATTTCTTTAAAGGAGGCTACGCTGATGACCTTGAACATTGGATAGAGAAAAGGAAGGAGAGGGACCATTACGTCTTTGTATCAAACTGCTATCGCTGCCATACGAACCTTCCTGACAATGTAATGCACCAGAAGCTTGAAAAGGGAGAGATAGAAGGAAATTGCTTAACTTGTCACTGGTATGTAGGACACGGTTTTGATTTTGAAAACGAGCTTAAGAAGTTTTTCAAAGAAGAAAAAAAGGAGTAA
- a CDS encoding multiheme c-type cytochrome, whose product MKAKVFILSAGFAVMLSSLSFADQHPLPPDTIRSLPPQQQQCRVCHQQVTPKVYKEWAHSKHAIANVRCFQCHGTFEDFHRTPPLTKCMACHYNEVETMQKNKPGSVCWDCHKEHIFEFHGHGVKKIKTAKDFGVK is encoded by the coding sequence GTGAAAGCCAAAGTTTTTATCCTAAGTGCCGGTTTTGCGGTGATGTTGAGTTCTCTCTCATTTGCAGACCAACACCCTTTGCCACCAGATACTATTAGGAGTTTACCTCCGCAGCAACAGCAGTGTAGAGTTTGCCATCAGCAGGTTACACCTAAGGTTTACAAAGAGTGGGCTCATTCAAAACACGCCATTGCTAACGTAAGGTGTTTCCAGTGTCATGGTACATTTGAGGACTTCCACAGGACACCTCCACTTACAAAGTGTATGGCATGTCACTACAACGAAGTTGAAACTATGCAGAAGAACAAGCCCGGTAGCGTTTGTTGGGACTGCCACAAGGAGCATATCTTTGAATTCCACGGACATGGAGTTAAGAAAATTAAGACTGCTAAGGATTTTGGGGTAAAGTAA